A portion of the Lolium rigidum isolate FL_2022 chromosome 1, APGP_CSIRO_Lrig_0.1, whole genome shotgun sequence genome contains these proteins:
- the LOC124703080 gene encoding putative receptor-like protein kinase At1g80870, giving the protein MPSRLLQPLPPPTPPPPPPLPAKNHRHVLLAVTTAAATAGLLLLLLLLLVLHLRRRRRRLPTLPFSPPQAPARPLRRYSRRALRRATGGFHPSRLLGRGAASPVYLATFPDASLAAVKTCSSPHELHVLSSLPANSPRLVSLLGYSGSGSAADQPLLLVFEYLPQGSLQGALFSEGRFLDWTQRLAVVRDVACALAFLHAECQPPVVHGDLKPSNVLLDDDFRAKVADFGLARFKTPDAIAASGPAGDDFMSQELGEAGDLSTTASAVGLVKADAREDSGPARAWGKEWWWKQDGSGELDSRDYVAEWIGSQICPERNPDWADDNDGHANDHNKNSPSVTDDNAVPASPEDKKNADNADYSANKGNAGEKKEATQMREWWKEEFFEEMSKKGGSFDKRRRGTAKPWLRSISMNTSNVVRNVSGDGSVEPSALDMSFRRNRKRSRRRGQSAGSGDMHSGDLFSRDLSTTTSMRGTVCYVAPECGGGPCEHGSDLLEKADVYSFGVLVLVILSGRRPLHILSSPMKLEKANLVSWCRQLARTGNVLELLDERLEGAYDKDQATLCVQLALLCLQRQPEHRPDSTDIVKILAGEMELPPVPVEFSPSPRIRPFPRSSRRAQPDATE; this is encoded by the coding sequence ATGCCCTCCCGCCTTCTCCagccattgccaccaccaactcctccccctccccctcctctccccgCCAAGAACCACCGCCACGTCCTGCTCGCAGTCACCACCGCGGCGGCGACAGCAGGCTTGCTCCTCCTACTCCTACTCCTCCTCGTGCTCCACCTccgccgacgccggcgccggCTCCCCACACTACCATTCTCCCCGCCACAGGCACCTGCGCGCCCGCTGCGTCGTTACTCCCGCCGCGCGCTCCGCCGCGCCACCGGGGGCTTCCACCCCTCCCGCCTCCTCGGTCGCGGCGCCGCCTCGCCCGTCTACCTCGCCACCTTCCCCGATGCCTCTCTCGCCGCCGTCAAGACGTGCTCGTCGCCTCACGAGCTCCACGTGCTCTCGTCGCTCCCCGCTAATTCCCCGCGGCTCGTCTCGCTCCTCGGgtactccggctccggctccgccgccgacCAACCCCTGCTCCTCGTCTTCGAGTACCTGCCGCAGGGATCCCTCCAGGGAGCACTTTTCAGCGAAGGCCGCTTCCTGGACTGGACGCAGCGGCTCGCCGTCGTCCGCGACGTGGCGTGCGCGCTGGCGTTCCTCCACGCCGAGTGCCAGCCGCCGGTCGTGCACGGCGATCTCAAGCCCAGCAACGTTCTCCTCGACGACGACTTCCGCGCTAAGGTCGCCGACTTCGGCCTCGCGCGTTTCAAGACTCCTGATGCCATCGCCGCCTCCGGCCCCGCCGGGGACGACTTCATGAGCCAAGAACTCGGCGAGGCCGGCGACCTCTCCACCACTGCCTCTGCCGTCGGTTTAGTCAAAGCGGACGCCAGAGAGGACTCGGGGCCGGCAAGAGCGTGGGGGAAGGAGTGGTGGTGGAAGCAGGACGGCAGCGGCGAGCTCGACTCACGGGACTACGTGGCCGAGTGGATCGGCAGCCAAATCTGCCCGGAAAGGAATCCAGATTGGGCCGACGACAACGACGGCCACGCCAACGACCATAATAAGAACTCACCCTCTGTCACGGACGACAACGCCGTGCCAGCCTCACCAGAGGATAAGAAGAACGCGGATAATGCCGACTACAGCGCCAATAAAGGCAACGCCGGCGAAAAGAAGGAGGCGACCCAGATGCGAGAGTGGTGGAAGGAAGAGTTCTTCGAGGAGATGAGCAAGAAAGGCGGCAGCTTTGACAAGCGGCGCCGAGGCACCGCCAAGCCGTGGCTGCGGTCGATCAGTATGAACACCAGCAACGTCGTCCGCAATGTCAGCGGGGACGGCAGCGTCGAGCCGAGTGCTCTCGACATGAGCTTCCGAAGGAACCGAAAGAGGAGCCGCCGGCGCGGCCAGTCTGCAGGCAGCGGCGACATGCACAGCGGCGACCTGTTCAGCCGGGATCTCAGCACGACTACGAGCATGCGGGGCACCGTGTGCTACGTCGCGCCGGAGTGCGGCGGCGGCCCGTGCGAGCACGGCAGCGACCTGCTCGAGAAGGCCGACGTATACAGCTTCGGCGTGCTGGTGCTGGTGATTTTGTCCGGCCGGCGGCCGCTCCACATCCTGTCGTCGCCGATGAAGCTGGAGAAGGCCAACCTGGTGAGCTGGTGCCGGCAGCTCGCGCGCACTGGCAACGTGCTCGAGCTATTGGACGAGAGGCTGGAGGGCGCCTACGACAAGGACCAGGCCACGCTCTGCGTGCAGCTCGCGCTCTTGTGCCTGCAGAGGCAGCCGGAACACCGGCCGGACAGTACGGACATTGTCAAGATCCTTGCCGGCGAGATGGAGCTGCCCCCCGTGCCCGTGGAGTTCTCGCCGTCGCCACGAATCCGGCCGTTCCCGCGGTCATCACGACGGGCGCAGCCCGATGCCACTGAGTGA
- the LOC124703071 gene encoding transmembrane 9 superfamily member 9-like (The sequence of the model RefSeq protein was modified relative to this genomic sequence to represent the inferred CDS: added 41 bases not found in genome assembly) has protein sequence MAISPPAAAAVALAALCLLVAPAAAFYLPGVAPNDFDKKDLLPVKVNKLTSIKTQLPYSFYSLPFCKPDTIVDSAENLGEVLRGDRIENSAYVFEMREPQMCQIVCKISVGDKEAKVLKEKIEDEYRVNMILDNLPLVVPIQRVDQEGAYFYQHGFHVGAKGQYSGSKDEKYFIHNHLSFTVKYHRDELRDVSRIVAFEVKPYSVKHEYEGQWNDKKTRLTTCDPHAKRIITSSDSPQEVEAGKDIVFTYDVDFKESDIKWASRWDSYLLMTDDQIHWFSIVNSLMIVLFLSGMVAMIMLRTLYRDISKYNQLETQEEAQEETGWKLVHGDVFRPPAHSDWLCVYVGTGVQFFGMMLVTMVFAVLGFLSPSNRGGLMTAMLLLWVFMGLLAGYSSSRLYKLFKGSEWKNIALRTAFTFPGSVFAIFFFLNILIWGQKSSGAVPFSTMFALVLLWFGISVPLVFVGSFLGFKKPAIEDPVKTNKIPRQVPEQAWYMNPIFSILIGGILPFGAVFIELFFILTSIWLHQFYYIFGFLFLVFLILIVTCAEISIVLCYFQLCSEDYLWWWRSYLTSGSSALYLFLYATFYFFTKLEITKFVSAVLYFGYMLIASYSFFALTGTIGFYACFMFTRLIYSSVKIE, from the exons CGCGCTCTGCCTCCTCGTGGCCCCGGCCGCCGCCTTCTACCTCCCCGGCGTCGCGCCCAACGACTTCGACAAG AAAGACCTTCTTCCCGTGAAAGTCAACAAACTGACTTCGATCAAGACACAGCTTCCCTACTCATTCTACTCTCTCCCGTTCTGCAAGCCAGACACTATCGTCGACAGCGCTGAAAATCTCGGTGAAGTTCTTCGCGGAGATCGCATTGAGAACTCCGCATACGTG TTTGAAATGAGGGAGCCTCAGATGTGTCAGATAGTCTGCAAGATTTCAGTTGGGGACAAGGAAGCGAAGGTTCTCAAGGAAAAGATTGAAGATGAGTACCGCGTGAACAT GATTCTTGACAACCTGCCTCTAGTCGTTCCCATTCAAAGAGTGGACCAGGAAGGTGCTTATTTCTATCAACATGGGTTCCATGTTGGAGCCAAAGGACAATACTCAGGG AGTAAGGATGAAAAATATTTCATCCACAATCATTTGTCGTTTACGGTGAAATATCACAGGGATGAGCTAAGAGATGTTTCTAGAATAGTGGCCTTTGAAGTAAAACCCTACAG TGTTAAGCACGAATACGAAGGACAGTGGAATGACAAGAAGACCCGTCTGACCACTTGTGATCCTCATGCAAAACGTATAATTACATCATCTGATTCTCCTCAAGAGGTTGAAGCTGGCAAAGACATTGTATTTACATACGACGTGGATTTCAAG GAGAGTGATATCAAGTGGGCATCTCGCTGGGACAGTTATCTGCTGATGACAGATGATCAAATCCACTGGTTCTCCATTGTGAATTCTCTCATGATCGTTCTCTTCCTTTCGGGAATGGTTGCAATGATCATGCTTCGAACCCTCTACCGGGATATCTCCAAGTACAACCAGCTAGAGACCCAAGAGGAAGCCCAAGAAGAAACAGGATGGAAGCTTGTTCATGGTGATGTTTTCAGGCCTCCGGCACACTCAGACTGGCTCTGTGTTTATGTTGGAACAGGTGTCCAATTTTTTGGCATGATGCTTGTCACCATGGTCTTTGCAGTCCTTGGCTTCCTTTCTCCATCCAACAGGGGTGGACTGATGACAGCTATGCTCTTGCTTTGGGTTTTCATGGGTTTGCTTGCTGGCTACTCTTCTTCACGCCTCTACAAGTTGTTTAAGGGCTCAGAATGGAAGAACATTGCTTTGAGGACAGCATTCACTTTCCCTGGCAGCGTGTTCGCTATTTTCTTCTTCTTGAATATTCTTATCTGGGGTCAGAAGTCCTCTGGCGCAGTTCCATTCAGCACAATGTTCGCCCTTGTCCTCCTTTGGTTCGGTATCTCAGTGCCTTTAGTTTTTGTTGGGAGTTTCCTTGGTTTCAAGAAACCTGCCATTGAAGACCCTGTGAAGACGAACAAGATACCCAGGCAGGTACCTGAGCAGGCCTGGTACATGAACCCAATCTTCTCTATTCTAATTGGAGGGATCCTTCCATTTGGAGCTGTGTTCATTGAGCTCTTCTTTATCCTGACCTCTATCTGGCTGCACCAATTCTACTACATCTTTGGGTTCCTCTTCCTTGTCTTCCTGATCCTTATCGTCACATGCGCTGAGATCTCAATTGTGCTCTGCTACTTCCAGCTATGCAGTGAGGATTACCTGTGGTGGTGGAGGTCATACTTGACATCGGGGTCTTCTGCCCTGTACCTCTTCCTGTATGCCACCTTCTACTTCTTCACAAAGCTGGAGATCACAAAGTTTGTGTCAGCTGTCCTTTACTTCGGCTACATGCTTATAGCCTCATATTCATTCTTTGCCTTGACGGGTACAATAGGATTCTATGCATGCTTCATGTTCACCAGGCTGATTTACTCGTCTGTGAAGATTGAGTAA